One Pectobacterium colocasium DNA segment encodes these proteins:
- a CDS encoding Flp family type IVb pilin — protein sequence MKNMKAKLRSFLRDESGVTAIEYGILAAAMAAAIGAIFGGDGIFVKALNEKFTQIADQITGTGTSGGTSGAAK from the coding sequence ATGAAAAATATGAAAGCAAAACTGCGTTCTTTCCTGCGTGACGAGAGCGGTGTAACGGCGATCGAATACGGCATTCTTGCGGCGGCAATGGCGGCAGCAATTGGCGCTATTTTCGGCGGCGACGGTATCTTCGTGAAAGCGCTGAATGAGAAATTCACCCAAATCGCCGATCAGATTACCGGCACGGGCACCAGCGGCGGTACCTCCGGCGCAGCGAAATAA
- a CDS encoding A24 family peptidase — translation MADYTHWPQTALLMGCLLWCISTDLLVRKITNRVVLILLLGWLFFSASHVLQSGAVDMLALRKTLWALPGAAAVLVVGFLLFLTGRLGAGDVKLMSVLCLWVGQGHQIVFVMVTALAGGVLALSLPLLNTVPTAVAMGIQTTNRIFKSRLPMPPALPADLSQGIPYGVAIAFGAMYVLIFPLF, via the coding sequence ATGGCGGATTACACGCACTGGCCGCAGACGGCGCTGCTGATGGGCTGCCTGCTGTGGTGTATCAGTACCGACCTGTTAGTACGCAAAATTACCAATCGGGTGGTGCTGATTTTATTGCTGGGCTGGCTGTTCTTCAGCGCTTCACACGTCCTGCAATCCGGTGCGGTAGATATGTTGGCACTACGGAAAACGCTTTGGGCGTTGCCTGGCGCGGCGGCAGTACTGGTTGTGGGGTTTTTGCTTTTCCTCACCGGCAGACTAGGTGCAGGGGATGTGAAGCTGATGAGCGTGCTGTGCCTGTGGGTTGGGCAGGGGCACCAGATCGTTTTCGTCATGGTAACGGCGCTGGCTGGCGGTGTTTTGGCGCTTAGCCTGCCGCTGCTGAATACTGTACCCACAGCGGTGGCGATGGGCATTCAAACCACCAACCGGATATTCAAGAGTCGGTTGCCTATGCCACCTGCATTGCCCGCCGATCTTTCTCAAGGCATACCTTACGGCGTCGCC